The genomic region AATGTTGGTTTTGGTCTTTTCATACGTGTCAATTCAAATATAGCTTCTTGTCCTTTCTCTTCTAGGATTTGAGAGCTGCATTGCATTAATTAGAGCTTTCCTGATAAATCTCTAACAAGATcttagacttttttttaatcttatattatcaCGTAGGATTGAagatttttgtcatttttttcttttctttatcggTAGATTTCATctttaaatcttaaataatttattaaattaaatatttattaaaaaaataaataattttttctcctCTTCCTTTCCTTTCATGTTgcatcttcttttctttttcctcttccctCTCTTCTCATttgcttctttcttcttccttcactGTGGCCTCCTTTCCCACCACTATGGCCtgtttcttcttccttccccttAGCCACGACATTGACCTCCTTCCCCCTCCCTCTTCACCACGACCTCCTGCCCCTACACTAGtatgtgtattttgtttttatgttttgttgttactggtttcttcttcttcatcatttcatatcctctaCTGTTAGTCTCTCTTGCATGTTTTGATGTTGCTGTTAGggagagagtaaaaaaaaattgtttttttaaagattatgcGGATCTTAAGGGTTCTTGTGTAAGAATTCATTCTCCATGCTCAAGATTTGTCCAACTTCTTTATTGGGAGATATAGTGAAGATCAAATCTTATGTTTAAAATCCTTGTTCAAGATCTGACATTAAAGTTGTTCTTAAAACACGATGGGAGAGCTAGGTATAGTGAACAGTTAAGATTAGACTAATATAGACATGTATAATTTcccttatatatttttctaagaattacatattttttaaattaacattttcaTTAGTAATAAAATTCATAGTGCATTTTTACACTAAAAATGAATTGGTCTCTCTCTttccattaaaaataattatcgtcctaaatcattttacacaaataataataaaaaataaataaaaaataataattttataaaattaatattatacaatcattaattcatttataaatttaatagttTATCATTATAAgagatatcaataaaaaataataattaatattctattaaaaaactaaaataataataattttaaaataatttatacaataattataatgttaCGGAATAACTACATCATAAGTTTACTGGCGAGTTTGAAAAACTAGTAATTGGCATCTGCCAGAataatcaaatatcaaataaaactgTTTTAAAGATCATGgtactgtattttttttttaaaaaaaaaagcatggtAGTAATTTACCAAAGGGTGAATGTCTCCATGCAGatgataatattttcttttcgttATATTTCTTGTTTAAGTGTGAGACTATTTCTAGTTACAATAATATTGATTCCCTGACTGAACTGTAGTGATATCCAAGACCTTTTAAGCCATGACCTAATAGgcatagaaattattttaagtaaaataagTAAACATTTAACTCAAAGTTAATATTAACTTGAAATCAGTAcatttaaaaacaatataaaaattattttaaggacATTATAGGAGtttaatacttaattttaaaaaaattctctctCCACTTTTTATGACAATTTTTGTTGGGATATGATAATTGGTTGTTACCCGACCGCGATAAGAGAAAttagtgtaaaaaataaatctgaaatgagaaaaaatgaGTAATATTAAGTTgtgataagagaaaaaaatgatttatttttcaataaatattaattaattaaaatactcttataataaataaacaaaaacaaaagacatgagtgatatttttgtttaaatattttggtGTTGGGTGTGAATGCactcccatatatatatatatatatatatatatcagcaaTGCTCACGAAATGCAACTAGCTAGGAAGAAACACACAaaagcatttttaaaaataaatattaattaaaagtctaaaaaatatatcaaatatctTCTAACAGAATACACTGCTTCGTGTGCGTATTTGACAAAATATAGTTTTCGTACCAAATATCattttcctatatatatatatatatatatatgtatatatatatatagagagagagagagaggcatagaaattattttaagtacATTTAAGTCAAATTTAATGTTAACTTGGAATTagtacatttaaaaataatattaaaatcataaaatataactTACAGAATAGTAGGTAAAGTAGTTCGTATACACAAAcattaataatgatattttcagactatatatatatatatatatatatatatatatgagacacatagatttcaataaataataatggtCTGGTTTGTTTgggaggaagaaaagagaatgaataggtgaaaaaagaagaagggaaataggtaaaataaaaattgaaaatagatgcTAAAGAAAATTTAACTAACAATGTCGTTTATCACAAAAGTTAGGTGCAAATATAAGAAATCGTATTTTTTGAAATCCTTTAAACGTAAGCACTTTTGACCGTAATGGTAGGACCATGCATGCAGCCAATAAGCCAGTCCcacttattttcatttatatgtatatagagGCAAATATAAGGTATACATAGATCAGGTTGAATCCTAAGACATAGGCATGAACACAACACATGATATCCCCACAGAGTAAGATTATTATTAATTCGTGGCCCTtcaaaaatactaaaaacacCAAGGGAGCAATACTGATATTATTAAGCAAGAATCTCCTTCAAAGGCTTGGCCTCAACTTTTGCCTTCTCAAGTTCTTGGAAATGCTTTTCATTCTCAAAGTCCTTTTTCTTAGCCAGCTTCTTCATCCCAGCAATCTCAAGGTCCTTGCTCATCTTCCTCCTGTACATTTCAGCAAAAGTGATTGGTTCCTCCATCACAGGCTTCTCTCCCTCTCTAACCTTGAGAGGGTACACAGTTGCATTTAGTGCAGGGTTTTGAAACGTGGCTATGGACAAACGGCTATGGTTTGAGTTCACCACCGCTTGGTGATCAGCACTCTTGAACCTTCCATTGCTCAGATACTGCATGCATGCACCCACAcccaaaatttgaataaattattatgGAAAACAAAGTACACGGTCAAAAGCCCTtgcttgataaaaataaaataaaattaatcaatcacTAATTAAGCTAGTCTTTCTAAAAGCTTCTTGAACTTCCTTCAcatctcaatatttttattttaattaactaataaaagcaTATCATTAGCTGATACTACATAGTTactatttgttttcttcttaaatagtttgtaataaaaatatgtaaatgaaattaatataaaaataatgtaaggATTTTGATTAAGCTGTTcacatgcatatataataaaatgactcccggttaaatttataaatactgataactttaatctttaattcaaattaaaaatattgaaatataactatattaagaaaaatcatCTAATTTTAGCACAGTTTTTGTGCATTCTAATTTATCACTTTAAACATATATCTTATATCTAGttactcttttaaaaaaaattaacgactaaattaattccttaattataaattttaaaaattattgttatataCATCAAcacttaaaaattcaatttaatattataaaataagatttttaaaaccAAAGATCATGaataatctaatatatatatatatatatatatatatatatatatatataaaagagaatTTGATCCTATAATATAATATCACCtgttaatttcatatttattatatatttctttgaaaagtattaaataatattatttaattcaattattaattcaatttaatattattttattatgtaaatagaTTCTATTtgagacttaaatatatttttattctttgtaattttttttattttttattcctataatacataatatatttttttactgtttaaaaCGTATCTTACATGTTTTAAAGACGAATAACAGTATAATCCTATGATTaaatgaaagagagaaagagagaagtaaTTGACAACGTGTTGATTTAATGTGAAAACGCATTGATTTTAGCCAGTTGGTTTTCGTTGTCAATAATAGTCATTAATCTTGTATAATTTACACCCTTTGGCTATCTAAATTACTTCTAGTTTTGGATAACTATTTTGGGAACCAAAGCCCATATAATCATTGCATAGTATACTCACATGACAATGGTCTCCAAGATTGACAACGAAGGCACCCTCCACAGGCTGAACGGTGATCCACGTTTTCCCATTGTCCCTGGTGGCTTGGAGTCCACCCACTTGGTCCTGAAGCAGCAATGTGATGGTGCCAGGATCAGTGTGGCGCTTGAGGCCAAGAGTGAGGTCAGGTTGTGGGCACTTAGGGTAGTAATTCACCACAATCTTCTGGTCCATGTCAACACATGCTTTGGTTAAAGCCTCTTTCTCCAACCCCATTGCCTCTGACAACACCTCCAAGAGATTGCAAGCTAGAGCCATTAGCTTCTCGCTGTATGATTCGGTCACTGATCTCCACCCTTTTGGAGTGTCTGGCCACCTTGTatagtctctctctctcattgggTAGGAAAAGTATATCACTATCTCTCTCCAGTCCTGCACGGACTCACCCTGTCATGTCCCACAAATCATCCACGGAGTTAATTACTTGAATGATAAATCCAAATCGAttcaacataaaaattgaaaactgctcaaaaatatgtgaaattttgcaaagaaaaataaacatgtgatgaaaaatatttactcGGAGATGACTAGAGACGTTGAATCCTCCCCTTTTGCCACCGGACATATCAAAGCGAACCTTTTCGTCCAGTGGCAAGATAAAGAACTCTTTGGCAAGACGGGTCATCTCGGCCATGAGTTGTTGATCCACACCGTGATCAACAACTTGGAAGATACCCCAATTCTTGCAAGCCTCCACAATCTTCTTGCAAATCTCTTCTCTACGACCACCCACCTCGTGGATTCCGGCCAGAGAAATCACCGGGACCTCATTGCTGAATTCATTGTACGCAACCTTTGGACGCTCGTCTTCATCCCGAACGAAGCTCAATTCCAGGGTCTTCTCCTGAGCCAGGTAAGCCAGATCAGTCTTGGCCGTTGGTGCCATTCTTGTCTTTGGGTTAACTTGCTTACGGTGTGGGGATTGAGGAGAGTGTGCGTGTGTGTAGTGGAATTAAACAGTAGTATGCaatgtttgattttttgaaGTTTGAAGGATGGTAAGAGAATGCAAGATTGGTTGGTGTTTTATAGCGTGGCATGGAGTGGTAGGAGCTCCTACTTACTAACCACGTGTTCCCAAGCATTCCTCTCAACTCTACATACATGTTCCTTTCACGTTGTTACCAAACTTTATTCAATtcgtctcttttttttttctccctacaagtcattaaattaaataaacaaaattaaatatgttttatattttatgatattaattatttatattttttttagaatttaactaaaatgcactaaaagtgTAATCAAATTTACTTCTCCAAACAATCGTGGAATATTAAATAATGAATTGTCACAATACGATTATTAATTAACTTTCATATTAacgtattttaaaaactatgaagccgtttatttaagcctttTCACCACACATGCAATTACTTCTTCATAAAAgataatcacttttttttttaaatttttatgtacggctacttaaaataacaatttatcaaactcgagagtttacgcTCAGAGTTTCATAAGACTCGTGACTCAACTCGTAAATTCGTAAGagtctacttcatataaaaataataataaaatatttataaataacatattaattaaacatttcaacgatataataaaacataataaaacaaaatagtaaattataaagttcaaaatatttaattaatcaagtctagtaataatacatcactactagataataatTTGCAGAGAttatagtagtggtagatcattctcatcgaggatttgatgttattagaaaacaaaaatttaatattattaaaggtgaaaattttgtatttgagaataacacactaaataaaagtatgttgaatgttatacaaagagaaaacaataaaagaatgacttacattttggtctaatttttttaacttgttaattCGTTGACTCGATAGTAAACTCGAAAGTCTACCGAatttacttagagtttatagagTTTGTCAAGagactactaaaaaaagagtttactcaaTTAATTTAAGACAAGTGGACTCGTAAATTCGTAAGagttagaaattaatttaagagtTTGATAATCATGACCAGAAtcacaattaattattaattttttgaaatgatttttctGATTGTAAACAAACATGAATtcacttcttcctttttttaaaataaaaacttattgaAAAGTAGTGACTAAATTATTTTCACTACCACAAAAACAAGCTTCTACATCGGTGGAAAACCAGCATCTACGATGGGCCCAACACCGTCTTTGTTCCAGGTGTCGTTGTATGTCGACAACAACGACATCGGTCAACTAGCACCCGTCTTTGTAATGGAAAAAAACAACGTCAGTGGCTAGAAAAGAACCTGTCGTTGTTGTGATCCATTTCAACGACGGGTATGCCAAAACACGTCGTTGTTTTGTCCCATTTCAACGTCGGGTAGCCTAACACACGTCGTTGTATGCTTCCATTTCAACTTCGGGTTAGAAAGGCCCGACGTTGTTTTCCAGCATATCAACGTCGGGTAGCCTAACACACGTCGTTGTATGCTTCCATTTTAACGTCGGGTTAGAAAGGCCCGACGTTGTTTTCCAGCATATCAACGTCGGTGTCCGTAGCACCCGTCGTTGTTGGAAAAGAACAATATAAAGACGGATTTAGTATACGACCGTCGTTGATGTATTTTGCCTGCTGACGAAATTTGTGTTATgccattcaaatttcaaaaacaaagctACATTTATATAcaacaaacatatatatatgaaaacaaaaaaaaaaccaaaaagagtgAAGTCTCATGAAGTTCCATACATTTATATAAGTAATCAAGGGTGTAATAGTTAATGTTTGGATCAATATATGACACATACTACAGCTTCAACCTGAAAGAGTGAAGTCCCATTACTATGAGAATAGCTCTAATGACCCCTGAAATCAGATGCAGATAAATCCACTGTTTCAAAGCTATAGCTCTGTTATGAACAGAGAAACCTCAATGCAGGACAGCAAAGACATAGCAGCAAACATAGAAGGTGAACACACAAGCACAGGGGTGCAGAAAGAAACAATACTCAAAAGGAAGGTCAAAAAGCCCACTTATCTGAAGGACTTCGTCTAAAGGAATCTATAGGAAATTGCCAGCTCAGACAATCTTCCACAATCCTCCTGCTGATGCTGCGTATCTGAGGAAAAAGCATCCATAACAGAATTAGTTATATTCCTAGGATTATACCAATTCTAGAAGGAAATTATTCCTTTCTAAGGATCTATAAATACTATGTAAATAACAGAAGGATTAATAAGAGAAAAAGCTGGAATTCCTTATCTTAGAACTTCTCtgattttccttctcttctctgGAGGAGTtgattttccttctcttctctgGAGGAGCTGAACCTCTAAATCAGCCCAGTTCCTAACATGCTCTAATGACTATAGCTTTTTAAGATTGTCATGTTTCAACTTTTATGTAAGAAACACCAAACTTTTAGTTTATGCTACAAGAGTGAGTCAATTAAAACGTTTAAGCTTCTTTCTTTGTGCCTAAAACAAGATATGTTCATTGGGAGTGAATATGAGTATTGAGTACTTACCCTccaagatatattttttctgaAAGGATGAAGGCACCCATGATGGCTACGATAATCATCATCAAAGGGCTGAAAGCAGTAACGAAATCTTATTAGTTAATAACATGCAGGAAATCTTATTAGTTAATAACACTTCATTTGTTCACTTAACTGCTGTAGTGACAAGCTTGGTGGTACTATAGCTGCACTAAATTGTTACTGTGGTAATCAAATGCAGATGCAATGCAGTAGAAGGGGGTAAAGACAATATATTACTACAATTATATGAAATTGAGTAGGTAATACTAAGAACAGAATATTAGTAGCATGACCGAAAATAAAATAGCCGATGTGTCAAATAACATAACAATTGTCTCaaatacaggaaaaaaaaatactccaaCACCATCATTAGCCGTTTTGACTTATTgctgtctttaaaaaaaatgttgcccATTTCTTTCGAATTGTGGTGATGATGTCGATGTCCAACGGTGTGTCATTAGCAAACCACTGCAAGTATTCATAATTGTAAGTTAGTactgcaaatataaaaattcaattccaaTTGTACTGAAGTTTATGCATACCATGAACCAATCACTCTTTATGTCGCTGGTTATGATGTTCCAGATCCAATGCATTATGTAATATCCACATTCATAACAGCCGGCTTGAACGTGACTCTACATATGGAAAACATTTGAACATCGTATACATTACATAAGTTCATGACTTAACTAGACAACACTAACGCATGGTACATAGCTGACTTACCTTTACTTCAATCCACTTAGGTGCAACTGCCTTAGTTTCAGGAGACAAGGTCTTCTTCAATTTTGTCATTACACTGCTTTTAAAAAACCACATCAACGCATATACAACAAAATGTCAATCAATAATGACCATTAAAGAAGGTTTGTAAAAAGTTATATGGTATGAGATAACCTATTAATTGTAGCTTTGATATGCATATCAGGTTTCCTATGCAAAGAACAGAACCAAACAACAACATGTTGCCTAGGACACAAAATTACGAGTTGCCAATATGCCCTGCATGTCATTCACATTAGATACGTATACACCCAAACATCATTTAAAGTATGTTTGTTAAATAGCACTTACTGATGGAAGTAAGGTCCAATGTACACCTCTCGGTCAGATTCCTTAAGCCATCTTTCAAGATATTGTTCGCATTCGCTGCGTCTATCCTTTGAACAAACCAACGACTGTGGCTCAAGGAATGCATACATGAAACCTTGACTGAATATCTGACTCCACTCATGCATATACCTATTCACATGATTTGAAAGTATTGTAGTGGATCATGATATAGAATGAATGAGGAATAAATAAATGTAGGATTTCATTTACATTAACCATAATTGTATGACAGATATGTTCAGACTTTTGTCTCTTGCTATTATTTCAGTAACAtctgaatatgtgatgaatatCAATGTAGATGCATCTACAATTCCAAGAAAGCTCCCATCAAAGCTGATTTCAAGTGGCTTGTCGTAAATATCGAAACTGTACTTCATCAATCCACGCAACGGATCATCTGCGTCCACATTAGCCGGCTTCGGCACATATGCATCCTCGTTGTGTGGAATACTTTGTGGATGCTACATGGTTAATGAAAGTGGGTGAGTATTTGTACTGTAATCTATGAATGTTTTACTTTACGTATgtcaaatcaaacatgttaCCTCATCTAATACAGCTTTCACAAGGTGTGTGGGCCAAGCTACAAATGTATAGACGGCCTGCTTCACATATTGTATTTCTGAGGTGGCATAGGGGACCTCAGCCTCAGGATCAATAACTGTTTCTACACTTACCCTGACAACATCATCTGCATATGCCACTGTGTGTATGATTGAATCCCCCTCCATTATTTTCCCCATGGCCACCAACCTTAAATGAACCATAAACAAAGCTTGTTTTAATGCATATAAAACACAAACTAAACCATgaacaaaacacaaaccaaacccaacaattacagctgcaagaaaaaacaaaactccGATTCAATTGTAAGTAAGGTAATATTTCTACAAACCTTTGTGTACCATCGTTACGCTGCACAAACAGTCCCATCAATGGTATGGCATCAGCATCATGTTCTTGTGAAGCCTGCGCATTGGTAACAACATTACTTCCCTGTGTGCTGACACGCGcacctagttgttgtatgtccGGCTGAATTTGGAGTGCCTCTTGGGATCCTTTATTTGACAACTCTTTTTTAATAGCCTCTTTCAATGCATTGGTCATTATTTCCAAGCTCCTTCTATTTTCCTCTTCTAGCTGAGTCCTTAATTCTTCCTTAATTTGAGTCCTCAATTCTTCCCTAATCTGGCCAGTCATGTCTTCCCTAAGCCTTGCAACAACTTCATCTAGTTGTTGTTGGCTGATGGACATGGACGAGTTGTTGCATGTCCTTGATGCCCTTCCGTAGTACTGAGTAATAGTCACACCTGAGCCTGCTGCCCGAACGCAACCCCCATGGTCAGGTCGGCCAATGGCAGTGTTCAGTATGTCTTGCCGACCATGGGGTACAAACGAACCCTGCGTTACCTGCTCTTCTAAGGAGTCCTACACAAAACAAGTGACACAAAAATACACAACATGCAATCATTTTCATTACAAAATACTTAAACATATGAACATTGCAACATATTGGTgaacttactattttatctgCAATTTCCTGTGCGGAGTCAAATGTCATATTGCCAACAGCCCTGGTCCGAGCAACCTTCCACTTAACATGCCTTTTTATTGGGGATGGGGGTTCATCAACACTTGCTGGATTTTCACTCAACAATGCTTCCTCTTGTATCCTTTTTCGTTTCTGGTCTAACAATTTCTTCTCAAGCAAATCATATCCCCCACGTGAAAGTACGTGAGGGCAGTCGTTGTGTTTTTGAATTGATTGTGCTCGTTTCCTAATACCCTGTAATGTGACATACATAATTGCGgagatttttttgaaattaaaataatcaaattggcaaaaaaatattcatttgaagagaaaacaataaaaaaatgacttacattttggtctaatttttttaacttgttaattCGTTGACTCGATAgtaaactcgagagtctaccgaatttacttagagtttatagagTTTGTCAAGAGACTACTAgaaaaagagtttactcaagaGTTAACTCACTGAAGAAGACAAGTGGactcgtaaactcgtaagagttaaGAGTTTGATAATCATAACAAGAAtcacaattaattattatttttttgaaatgatttttctGATTGTAAACAAACATGAATtcacttcttcctttttttaaaataaaaacttattgaAAAGTAGtcactaaattattttataccaaaatcacttttttttaatcttgaacAAATTGCCTTGTATCTAAATTGATATCCAAATAGTTAAATGAATGTGTCATagttaaaatcatttttgaatgtcaatttttttttaaaaaaatattattttttatctagaGATTTAAAAGCTCaagatataatattaaattttactatatcacaatatttaattatgttgcatatttactattaaattgaagagaaataaataataataataaaatacagaATATTagcaataaaatataataataaaaagtaatac from Glycine soja cultivar W05 chromosome 16, ASM419377v2, whole genome shotgun sequence harbors:
- the LOC114390425 gene encoding naringenin,2-oxoglutarate 3-dioxygenase-like — protein: MAPTAKTDLAYLAQEKTLELSFVRDEDERPKVAYNEFSNEVPVISLAGIHEVGGRREEICKKIVEACKNWGIFQVVDHGVDQQLMAEMTRLAKEFFILPLDEKVRFDMSGGKRGGFNVSSHLRGESVQDWREIVIYFSYPMRERDYTRWPDTPKGWRSVTESYSEKLMALACNLLEVLSEAMGLEKEALTKACVDMDQKIVVNYYPKCPQPDLTLGLKRHTDPGTITLLLQDQVGGLQATRDNGKTWITVQPVEGAFVVNLGDHCHYLSNGRFKSADHQAVVNSNHSRLSIATFQNPALNATVYPLKVREGEKPVMEEPITFAEMYRRKMSKDLEIAGMKKLAKKKDFENEKHFQELEKAKVEAKPLKEILA